From a region of the Babylonia areolata isolate BAREFJ2019XMU chromosome 25, ASM4173473v1, whole genome shotgun sequence genome:
- the LOC143299991 gene encoding uncharacterized protein LOC143299991 — protein MELRQEELEAHTAHQFPLVPYDEKDDFDSFLNHFERVAGLNKWKRSSWAARLVALLQGRARDACLRLQPEQLHDYDILKAALLYEFRLDADSYRKRFRSMRKLAEETFDQFLGRLKVCFSRWCVAAGRDESDAEDIKDLVLQEQFLTTLNPDLVTEVRREEPNRVEDVAHITTKIVNARRAGRMAEAEFRVSKKGSRVSDRSFNLGAEKKGPPHGSGDSALNNVKGRDFKRIPACFNCGKPGHLAKECRQPKRVSLIAHVSPVQGVNAMTPTLCTSCASKQYSPRCEVSVNGHTVQALRDTGAQLIVVARRLVRPDCFTGATVRVVLAESRCSSVLPIARVDFQSPFIQGVLDVAVMESPVEEVLIGNCAWRGDGSSMVVPVYADPSLVGAVQTRAQAAANAKPLLPLPVKDIQIHVSREDLQHQQNDDPDFHQALIAAIG, from the exons atggaactgcGCCAGGAAGAGCTAGAAGCTCACACGGCTCATCAGTTTCCGCTTGTGCCGTATGATGAGAAAGACGATTTCGATAGCTTCCTTAACCACTTTGAGAGAGTGGCGGGATTAAATAAGTGGAAGCGTAGCTCCTGGGCAGCCCGCCTGGTGGCCCTTTTGCAGGGTCGGGCGAGAGACGCCTGCCTACGGTTACAACCGGAACAACTACACGATTATGACATCTTAAAAGCGGCTCTGCTTTACGAATTCCGTCTGGATGCAGATTCCTACCGCAAACGGTTCCGTTCAATGCGGAAATTAGCGGAAGAGACGTTTGATCAGTTTCTGGGCAGGCTGAAGGTTTGTTTCTCCCGGTGGTGTGTGGCCGCCGGACGGGATGAATCTGATGCAGAGGACATTAAAGATCTGGTCCTTCAGGAGCAGTTCTTGACCACACTCAATCCCGATCTCGTCACTGAAGTTCGGCGTGAGGAACCCAACAGAGTTGAGGACGTTGCCCATATCACTACTAAAATTGTCAATGCTCGGAGAGCAGGTCGCATGGCGGAAGCTGAATTTCGAGTTTCCAAAAAAGGTAGTAGGGTTTCCGACCGCAGTTTCAATCTGGGCGCGGAGAAAAAAGGACCTCCACATGGGTCAGGGGATTCAGCTCTAAACAACGTAAAGGGAAGAGACTTTAAAAGAATACCTGCCTGCTTCAACTGCGGGAAGCCAGGTCACTTGGCCAAAGAGTGCCGGCAACCCAAGAGGGTCTCACTCATTGCTCATGTCTCACCTGTACAGGGTGTTAATGCAATGACCCCGACGCTTTGCACGTCTTGTGCTTCTAAACAGTACTCGCCTCGCTGCGAGGTTTCTGTcaatggccacacagtgcaaGCTTTACGCGACACGGGAGCCCAGTTGATTGTTGTAGCCAGGCGACTCGTAAGACCTGACTGTTTTACTGGGGCCACAGTTCGCGTGGTGTTGGCAGAGTCAAGGTGCTCCTCAGTTCTGCCCATCGCCAGGGTGGACTTTCAGTCCCCGTTCATACAGGGTGTTTTGGACGTGGCTGTCATGGAGTCTCCTGTTGAGGAGGTTCTCATTGGGAATTGTGCCTGGAGAGGGGACGGCTCTTCAATGGTCGTGCCCGTCTATGCTGATCCCAGCCTTGTGGGCGCCGTTCAAACTAGAGCCCAGGCTGCAGCAAATGCCAAACCCTTGCTTCCCCTGCCCGTCAAGGATATTCAGATCCATGTGTCACGGGAGGACTTACAGCACCAGCAAAATGACGATCCTGATTTTCATCAGGCAC TGATCGCCGCTATCGGCTGA